The Hevea brasiliensis isolate MT/VB/25A 57/8 chromosome 1, ASM3005281v1, whole genome shotgun sequence genome has a window encoding:
- the LOC110642062 gene encoding uncharacterized protein LOC110642062, with amino-acid sequence MKVEEQVTLLKERVNIASGTPNRVKKLIDIEALGLSRLAMIVLDIHTDVKGYSLLTLPQVRDEFWDLYKNYFHQRLLRGDLRMCLLGPLPNGNVSRRRGKRKKVPDE; translated from the exons ATGAAGGTTGAGGAACAG GTAACCTTATTGAAGGAGCGTGTGAATATTGCTAGTGGCACACCAAACAG GGTCAAGAAGTTGATTGACATCGAGGCACTAGGACTTTCACGGTTAGCCATGATTGTACTTGATATTCATACAGATGTTAAGGGCTATTCATTGTTAACACTTCCACAAGTCAG AGATGAATTCTGGGACTTGTATAAGAACTACTTCCACCAACGACTTTTGCGAGGTGATCTCCGTATGTGTCTCTTAGGTCCATTACCAAATGGCAATGTATCAAGAAGAAGGGGTAAAAGGAAGAAAGTTCCTGATGAATAA
- the LOC131183004 gene encoding uncharacterized protein LOC131183004, which translates to MVSRKQEKPSKTNSSLKTPKTHTKFKNKKNQPPSIKAEKKKKKDKKKSSSNSEVTVTPASASQYRSFFLNAFQSANALQLSSIELESIKETSFLESSQELGQEVEDLGKHVKAAFGPSWKQVLCERQLVDGKIEPGSPAVLIISTSALRSIELLRSKHCPCNGVHLLFFIFYTTVKE; encoded by the exons ATGGTGAGCCGGAAACAAGAAAAACCCTCAAAGACCAACTCCTCCCTGAAAACCCCTAAAACCCACACCAAGTTCAAAAATAAAAAGAACCAGCCGCCCAGCATCAAGgccgagaagaagaagaagaaagacaaGAAGAAGAGCAGCAGCAACAGTGAGGTAACTGTAACACCGGCTTCGGCGTCACAGTATCGTAGTTTCTTTCTAAATGCGTTTCAATCGGCCAATGCCCTTCAGCTTTCTTCTATCGAGCTCGAATCAATTAAAG AGACGAGCTTTCTGGAGTCATCTCAAGAACTGGGTCAAGAAGTCGAGGACTTGGGGAAACATGTGAAGGCTGCTTTTGGACCCTCATGGAAACAAGTGCTCTGTGAAAGGCAGCTTGTGGACGGGAAGATAGAACCAGGGAGTCCGGCTGTTCTTATTATTAGTACATCGGCTTTGAGATCTATTGAACTTCTGAGGTCTAAACATTGTCCTTGTAATGGAGTACACTTGCTTTTCTTCATTTTCTATACGACTGTTAAAGAGTAA